A single region of the Geovibrio ferrireducens genome encodes:
- the cysW gene encoding sulfate ABC transporter permease subunit CysW, translating into MSNPAKTNSRALTEPAFVRYTLIGFVLLVFVLLLFTPLVFIFATAFRDGWEVYVRSVTEPDALSAVKLTLIAAVSAVFFNLIFGIAAAWAVTKFRFKGKSFLAALIDLPFSVSPVIAGLVFILLFGNHGPLGRWLIANDFKVIFAVPGIILATIFVTFPFIARELISLMQEQGTEEEEAAILLGASGWKTFLRITLPNIRIGLFYGIVLCSARAIGEFGAVSVVSGHIRGMTNTMPLHIEILYNEYQFTAAFAVSTILASTAVITLIAKRVLENISERKRAVNHENNH; encoded by the coding sequence ATGAGCAATCCTGCAAAAACGAACAGCAGAGCACTGACTGAGCCCGCATTTGTACGCTATACCCTTATAGGTTTCGTACTTCTGGTATTTGTGCTTCTTCTGTTTACACCTCTGGTGTTTATATTCGCCACAGCCTTCAGGGACGGGTGGGAAGTTTATGTCAGGTCGGTAACTGAGCCGGATGCCCTCTCCGCAGTTAAGCTCACGCTTATTGCCGCGGTTTCGGCTGTTTTTTTCAACCTTATTTTCGGTATTGCCGCTGCATGGGCGGTTACAAAGTTCCGGTTCAAAGGGAAAAGCTTTCTGGCTGCGCTTATAGATCTGCCTTTTTCTGTCTCCCCTGTTATAGCGGGGCTTGTGTTCATACTCCTGTTCGGCAACCACGGCCCTTTGGGCAGGTGGTTGATAGCCAATGACTTTAAGGTCATTTTCGCTGTGCCGGGGATAATTCTTGCTACAATCTTTGTTACCTTCCCTTTCATAGCCCGTGAGCTTATTTCCCTCATGCAGGAGCAGGGCACGGAAGAGGAGGAAGCGGCAATACTCCTCGGCGCTTCCGGCTGGAAAACCTTTCTGCGGATAACTCTTCCTAACATCAGGATAGGCCTCTTCTACGGCATTGTGCTTTGCAGCGCCAGAGCAATAGGGGAGTTCGGAGCCGTTTCCGTGGTTTCCGGCCACATACGGGGAATGACAAACACAATGCCTCTGCATATCGAGATTCTTTATAACGAATACCAGTTTACGGCGGCTTTTGCCGTTTCCACAATTCTGGCCTCAACGGCGGTTATAACGCTGATCGCAAAACGGGTGCTGGAAAATATCAGCGAGAGGAAAAGGGCGGTGAACCATGAAAATAACCATTGA